The Clostridia bacterium region ACTGACAAAATTAATGTTTGTTCCGGGTAACCGTAGTTTGATGAGCAAAATTGCATCAAGGATCAAAGAGGTAGCGGATTTTGAAGAAAATATAGCAACGAAAATGAAAGGGATTATTTGACCGTTACCAGGTAAAAATGTATTTTTTGTTGATAAAAGGTTTTGTTTCAATAGGGGGGATGTTTTTGTCAGTAGCAATAATTTCTACAAAAACCGGAAATGGGCACAACAGCGTAATGAATACTCTGGCTGATGAATTTAAGAATCAGGGCTATGATGATGTAGCTGTTTTCCCGACTTTTTATGAAGATCTGATGGTTAGTAATAAGATAATGAGTGATTTTTATAATTTTTTAATGATAACATCTACAGAATTGTGCGGCAAATTCAGCGAATTATCTTCGCTTGTGCGTCCGGACTTGTCAGAAGATTTTTATAATGGAGTACATGACAAAATAGTAGAATTTATAAAATCAAATAGTTTTTCAACTATTATCTCGACATCACATACTCTTAACCATGCTTTTATCAGAATCCTTAAGGAAATGGACTTGTATTATTCAATAGGGTTTTACATAGTGATAACCGACCCGTATAATCCAATTTCTGTGGGTTTTGCTGCACAGGATGCAAAAAAGTATTACTGTGGCAGCAGCACGGTAAAAAACATTCTGCTTAAAAGCGGTATAAGTGAGCAAAAAATTGAAGCTGTAGGATATCCTATACATTCTAAGTTTTTCAAAGAGTTCACTGAGAAGGATATTGACGGAATCTATCAAAAGCTTGATTTCCGGAAAGATAAAAAGACTCTTTTGATAAACAGCGGATCACAAGGTGCCTATCACTACTTAAAGCTTTTAAAGCCTGTACTGGCCACCTATAAAGATTTACAGATCATTTTTGTATGCGGCAGAAACAAAAACTTGCAGGATCTGGTCAATGCAACCATTAAAAAGGAGAAATGCACCAATGTGCGTGCTTTTGGATTCGTAGATAATATCGAGGAATTGATGAAGGTATCGGATATAATCATAACTAAAGCGGGAGCCAATGCGTTTTTTGAATGCTTGTACATGCAAAAACCTATGATAATTGACGGGATAAACGGCTATCTGTTCCAGGAAAGAGGTGTGCTGGATTTTATCAAGAGAGATAAAATGGGTATCGTTTTGGATGATCAGGAAAATTTGATCAATGTCATCAGTGAAATGCTGGATGACAGAAAATACAACGAATTTAAGGAAAATATCATAGAGTTGAAATTGCAGAACGGTGCCAAAGAAATAATATCAGATATACTGAAGACAGAGGGTTTGAGATAAGCCCCATATATTAGCTGAAGAAATCTTAATAAATTTGGAGGAATCAATGGCAGATACTTTTGTTGATGAAATGCTACCCTTTCTTCTGCGCCGTGATAATGTAGCACGTTATGAAAATGGAAAGGTGTATATTGGGAACAGAAGGAAATATCCCTTTGAGAAGACTGAAGAATGCTGCGAAGATGCTGACAGTGTTGCAAAAGCCATAACCAGTATGGTCACACAGGGCGGCGGACAATGGATAGCAGCTGCATATGCCATGGCTATGGAAGCTCGGAAAGTAGAAGACAAAGCTTCTGAGGAAATATACGGTTTTTTGGATGGTATGCGCGTACGGCTTTGCAATACCCGTCCGACCAATACTACATTATCCAAGAGATTGAATGAAATCATGGGTATCATAAAAGATTCATCCGGACGAAAAGAATCAGTTGAGGATGCAATAGTAAAATGGGTAGATAAAACAAGGGATTCAGACTATGAAGAATTTGCAAGAATGGGAAGGATAGGAGCAAACCTGATTGAAGACGGGGACGGAATCTTAACAGTATGCTTTGCAGAAATGTCTTTTTTATTTGCACTAGCTTATGCAAAAAGTGATGGGAAAGATATACGGGTATTTACTCCCGAAACCCGTCCTTACTTGCAGGGAGCGCGGCTAACGGCCCCTAGTATCCATGAGCTTGGCATACCGGTACAAATTATCAGTGATAATATGCCTGGATTTTTATTGTCCCAAGGTAAAATACAAAAATATTTTACTGCTGCTGATTTGGTAACTTTGGATGGATATGTGGTCAACAAAATAGGAACTTTCCAAAATGCGGTCTGCGCCAGTTATCATAAGATTCCTTACTTTGCATTTTGCCGGGAGCCTGATTCCAACAAAGCTGATCATACTTCGATAGTGATTGAAGAACGAAATCCTGAAGAACTAAAAAAAATTTGCGGTATTCCTACTACTGTTCCGGACATAGGCGCGTATTATCCTGCTTTTGATATTACACCGCCGCACTTGGTAGCAGGTGTAATAACTAATAAAGGAATAATAAATCCATTTAGCTTAAAGATGTATTTTTAGTATATTCAGAGAGATAAATTTTCTTGATAGAGGGGTGTAAATATGGCTCTTACTGCCATTATTGCAGGTACTGGTTTTAATAAAATCGACGACATAAAACTTGAAGAGCAGATTATAAATACGCCTTATGGTAGTGTACGGATTCATATGTTTTCTGACAGGAATATTGTTTTTATAAACCGTCATAACATGGAACACAATATTCCTCCACATAAAGTTAATTATAAAGCGAACATGATGGCATTAAGCATGCTTGGTGTCAAAAAGATATTGGCGGCTTTCGCCGTCGGATCCATAAACCTGGATCTAAAACCGGGAAGTTTAGCTTTACTGTCTGACTTTTTGGACTTTACAAAGGGAAGAGACAACAGCTTTTTTAATGGAGATGATTCCGGTGTGGTACATGTTGATATGAGTTCGCCATTTTGCCCGGTCTTAAGCAAATCGTTACTGGATTCGGCACCTGAATTCGGTTTCAAGCTGTACCCAGATAATACTTATGTATGTACAGAAGGCCCGCGTTTGGAAACACCGGCAGAAATCAGAATGTTTAGGATGCTTGGTGGTGATGTGGTAGGTATGACTTGCGTTCCGGAAGTTTTTCTGGCAAAGGAATTGGATATTCAGTATGCTGCAGTAGGACTTTCTATCAACTGGGCAGCAGGAATCGACAAGAGCAGCATTAATTTTATTACTGACAGCCTGGATGATGTAAAAAGGAAAGTTATCAAGCTCTTCATAAAAACTTTGCAGACCCAAACCGTGTTGGATCTTGATTATAATCTGCAGAAAATCGGCTAGAAAAAAATAAAGAAAAACTGAGAGGAAAAGTGTGTATGGAAAGTATTATACAAAATATTGATTTTTCGGTTGGAAGGTATTCATGTGGATATTCCCTTTTTTATAATATTTTCTCTAACTATGGCTATGAGATATCTGAAACAGATATTTATTTCTTAGGCAACGGTATGGCTTTTGATATTATTCCTGACGGGAAATATAATTTTGGCTATTCTTCCATGAAGGATGTAATTCTTAATATGAAGAACAGCATTACCGATAAGATAGATTTCTATTCCGGAGATGATAAAAAGTATTTGGAAAATAAAATGCTTGAAGAGGTGTCGGCAGGAAACATGATTGCGCTGTATGTTTATGCAGACTGTCTTGAGCATCACGATATAAAAGCTATAAGATACCCATTCCATCTTCTGGCGGTATATGGTGTGGATACTGTCCGAAGAACAGCTTATATTGGCGATTCATATATAGTAAACGACAAGGGACAGGCTTCTTTATATATGGGAAAAGCAGATCTGGATAAAATAATGTCCAGTACCAAAGAATTTGCGGTATTTAAGAATACAGGCAAAGTGGATATTTCCAGGAAAACAGTTTTTGATAGCGTTTTGAACAGTATTAACGTGTTTTTGAATTATGAGTATAAAGACGGTTTATTGATTGGGAATTCAGGTTTGAAAAAGTTTGTTAGGGACATAGATGAACTGGTAAGGTTCAATGAGCCAATTTTCAACCAGTACCATGAAAATATTGCGGCTGCCTTGAAGTGGATAAGTCTTGGACCGATGATGAAAAATATTATGAATTTGTTTGATGAAAATGAAGAATTAAGGGTTAAGGATTATGAGATGATTATAGATGAATTTCAAAAAATAGAATCCGAATGGATCAAATTTTCCTTAAATATTATAAAGCTGGGCTACAGCCCCAAGAAAGATAAAATCGGAGTTATAATAGAAAACTGCAATAATTTGATAGGCAGACAGGAAAGTGCATTAGCCGGTTTATACGAACATATAAAAACAAGTGCTTAATAAGGTTTTGTTGCAAATAATATAGGGGGGATGAAGTGTATGGACGACCAAATCCAATCTAATGTTTTCGAAAACACAGAAATAAAATTTAAGATCCATCATGTAGGCTGTGCGGTAAAAAATATTTCCGAGGCTTTAAAATATTATGTGGGTATTCTGGGGTTTAAAGTAGTTGAAGATGCTTTTGAAGTACCGTCACAGAAGGTAAAGGTATGTTTTATCGATGTAGGAAACGGTACTCTTATAGAGCTGGTCGAAGGTATTTCTGAAGACTCTCCGGTAAAAAAAATACTGGAACAGCCTGGAGGGGGAGTATATCATGCCTGCTATGAAGTAGAGGATTTAGAAAAAGCTGTCAGTTATCTGTGCAACAATAAATTTTTAAAATACAGAAGGAGTGAAATACGCAATGAAAGGTATCGTGCGCTTTATATGGTAACTCCCGATGATCAATTACTGGAATTAATTCAAAAATTATGATATAAATATATTGTTTAGTTTAACCCTGTGGTTTTGAATTTTATATTTCATTATCGAGAAATAGGGAGTGTGAAAATGAAAATAAGTGCATCAGATGTTAAGAAGATTGCTGCTGAGCTTGGGGCAAACCTGTGTGGTGTTGCTCCTATTGAACGTTTTGACAGTGCTCCGAGGGGATATCATCCGTGTGATGTTTTACCAGAATGCCAATCGGTAATAGTGATCGCCAAATATTTTCTTAAAAGTTCTTTATATGCCAATTCTACCATACCGTATACTACAGTAAGGAACAGTATATCAGATAAACTGAATTCAATGGCGATAGAATTGTCTCAGGCATTAGAAAGCAGGGGAGTTATTGCGGTTCCAGCCAATACTATCGGACCGGATGAGTGGGATTCGGATACACAGAGAATCAGAGGCATTATATCACTGAAGCATGCAGCTGCAAATGCCGGTTTGGGGAAAATCGGCAAGAATACGCTGCTTGTAAATAAGGATTACGGTAATATGATCTGGCTTAATGCGGTACTGGTATCTGAGAAGTTAGAACCAGACCCTTTGGCTGACTACGAAGTGTGTAATCCCAATTGTAATTTATGTATAAAGTCCTGCCCGGTAGAAGCTTTGGATGGAATTTCTATAAATCAGCCCGAGTGCCGTGATTATGCGTTTGGAGAGCATAATGGAGGCGATTGGCGCATTAAGTGTTTTACTTGCAGGAAGGTATGTCCGAACTGTACCGGGATCAGCTAGCAGGATTTACCTTTATATTTTAGATCAGAGCAATAAAGAAAGGAACATGGTAAAGTATGTATAATGAAAGTGTTAACAGATGCGCATGGTGCTTATGTCATCCACTTGCAGTAGAATATCATGATAAAGAGTGGGGTACACCTGTATATGATGAACAGAAGCATTTTGAGTTTATTACACTGGAAGTAATGCAGGCAGGGCTGAACTGGCTTATGATATTGAAAAAACGCAAAAATTTGCAGGAAGCATTTGATAATTTTGATTATAATATAATTGCTGGATACAATGAAGAAAAAATAGAAAAATTACTGTCAGACCCTGGCATTATCAGATCAAGGAAAAAGATAGAAGCAGTAATCAATAATGCCCGTATGTATATAAAACTGCAGAAGGAATTTGGCTCTTTCAGCAACTATATCTGGAGTTTTGTTGACAATAAACCGATTTTAGACAGAAGACACAGCATGGGCTATATTCCTGTCACAACAGAGCTTTCTGACAGGTTAAGTAAAGATTTAAAAAAACGGGGCTTTAAATTTTTGGGTTCCACAACAGTTTATGCACATCTTCAGGCTGCCGGCCTGGTAAATGATCACCTTGCAGACTGCTTCAGATATAAAGAATTGACGGGTAATTTATAAGTGTTTTAAGAAGGCTATCAATTAACAATATGAGAGGGGTATAGCATGCCGGAAATCTATAAAGCATATTATGAATCAGAGATAGGTATTATTGAAATAACCGGTAATAAAGATGAGATATTATCAGTCTGCTATTTTGAAGGTTCACCGTCTGCACTTGAAATACATCCTTGCTTAGAGAAGTGTATCAAACAACTGGATGAGTATTTTAAGGGCCAACGTAAGGAATTTACTATAAAAACCGGCATAAATGGTACCGACTTTCAAAAAAAAGTTTTAAGAGAAGTAATGAAGATACCTTATGGTAAAACAGCCTCATACAAAGAAATAGCGGAATACATAGGAAATGAAAATGCAGTAAGGGCAGTTGGAAATGCAAATAGAAATAACAATCTGGCAATAATAATTCCTTGTCATAGGATAGTAGGCTCAAACGGACATTTAACCGGTTATGGGGGAGGCTTGTGGAGAAAGCAATGGCTGTTGGAGCATGAAAAAGAAGCAAATAAATAAATCACATATAGACCTCTGCTAGAAATATTCTAACAGAGGTCTATATAGTTTTGTCATAGTCAGGTATATGTACTGAAATATTCTATTTCCACTTATAGTTAAGTGAATCAAGTTTTTGTGTTGCTTCAATAATTGCACTTTCCTTGGATATGTTATTTTGTACCGAAATCTGATCAGACAGTTTTTGGATCATTTCCTCTTTTGGAGCTTCCGTACACCATTTGCAGAAAAATTCACCTGTACTGTCTTTTGCCCTGTCTCCTGCATGGGCATTAAAATCCCAATCACAAGCTAAACATTTGTCGCTCATATATATTACCTCCCATGTAAATATATGTATATGTTACTATACTAATATTATATAAACTTACAAAAATAGTCAATAAATGCTGGAAATAAATTGAAATGTGTACAAAAAAGTACTATATACAGATATATGTTGGGAAATGGTTGGAAAATAACGAAATAGATTGATGTATTAATCGTATAGAGTTAATAATGCTTACTTCAGGATTTTTGATTTCACCTGTATGATTATTGTTATTCTGTTTTATATTACTTAATACCAAAGCAATTCGGACATACTGTTCTGCACTTCCAGCATATTATTTGCTGTCTTCCTCCTCTGTATGTATATGCATTATCATAGCAGGTTAATTGTTTAATAAGCTTACCGTCTATTGCACCTACAGGGCAGGAATTTATACATATTTTGCAATTTTTCGCACAAACCTCATATTCGGCTAAAGGGTCTGCTTCCAGCTTTTCCGATGTAAGCACGGCGCTGCACCATATCATATTGCCGTATTTATTGTTGATTAGGAGATTGTTTTTACCTATTTTACCTAATCCTGCATACACTCCTGCATATATCAGGGACATATCATCTCTGTATCTGTCGTCTTCATCCCATTCGCAAGGACCAATCGACCTTTTTGCTACTGCAGCCGTACCTCTGGACTTAAGCTCTTTTGATATTAATGAAGCCATATTATCCAATTTTTTAACCAATTGATTTCTAACCTGCGTATAATTTTTTGGATCAGAAAGAGAGCTTCTTGGGAATTCACAAGCTACAACCACTACTGACTTGCACGAAGGCAGTATATCACAAGGATGATATCCTCTGGGCGCGGTTGTAAAACGGTCAATTGATGCTATACCACATAAATCTGCGCCATACTTGGCAGAAATTCCTTTTACATCTTCAGAACAAATACCCAATCTTTTCACTCCTTTGCAATATGAAACAAAATATATATTAATTATTCCCACATATACATTACTTATCCCAGCCCCGGTTAATACCTGCCATACCGATATTGCTGCAATGGGTGTTAAAGTATTTATTAATGCCATGCGTTGCATCTGTTTTTAAAACCCAAACATATATATTTTACCATAATTTCCAATAAGATGAACATTAAGTGTGTTTTTTTGAAATAAATTTTTATACTGTACAAGCAAAAGGCAAAGGACTGTTTGCTGACAGGGGTCCTTTGCCTTATACAGATCTACTGGTAATATATATCGGAAAACTCTATATTTATCGCTTGTATAAGACGATAATTTGTTAATTCCTGAAGATATTGGCCTGAACAATTTTCTGTCGCTTTTTTTACAGGCAGCAACAGTGAGAAAGTGCTTCCTTTGTCTACTTCACTTTTTACTGATATTTCACCTTCCAATGCATAGGCAAGCATTTTTACCAGTGACAAGCCGATACCTGTACCTTCTGTTTTTCTGGTCAGGGAACTGTCTACCTGCCCGAAACGCTTGAAAATGATTTCCTGTTTATCCTTTGGTATTCCTATTCCTTCATCTTTAACATCAATTTTTACAAATCCTTTTGCTGATGTCAGATTAACCTGAATAGCCTTGTTTTTCGGTGTGAATTTAATTGCATTGGACAAAAGATTGAGCATTATGCGTTCAAATTTTTCTTCATCTATTTCTATTATCTTTTGATCAAGATTTGAACTGAAAGTAAGGTGTACACCCTTCTGACGGGCACATAGCTGAACGGAATCAATCAATGCCTTTGTTAAAAAGACTATATCATAATTCTTTTTGTGTACGCTTAACTTCTCTGCATTTATTTTTGTCACATCAAGGAGATTATTTATAAGCCGTATCTGCCTGAATGCGTTTTGCCTTATCAGATTAAGATAACCCTTAGCTTTTTCTGAAAGATCTTCCTTACAAATCAATTCCATCGTTTGAATTGCTGAATTTATTATGGTTAAAGGAGTTCTGAATTCATGAGAAATCACTGTCAGGAATTCATCTTTCATTTTATTGTTCTTGTAAAGCTCTGTAATATCTCTGGCACACATAACTCCGAAGAGGAAGCTGCCTTCATTATTGTACACCGGCACGCCGCTTACACTTAGTATCAATTCCTTATACTCATTTGACGCTTTCACAATTTCCTGTTCAACTTTTTCTCCCCGTAAAACACGTGAGGTGGGCAAATCATTAAAAGCTATTTCATTATCCTCCGTATCCATACATTTACATGTTTCGTAGAACTCATGTGTATTTTCAAAGCTGTATGGGTATATATGCTTTCTGGCTTCCTTATTTAGTATGATATACTTTCCTTCACTGTTTACTATAAACAAAGCATCGGACATATTTTCTATAATGGCTTCCAGCTGCTCCTGCTGATGTAATAACAATTGTGACTGTGTTTGTACTTGCTTTCTGTATTTGACTACGTTTGTGACATCTGTTGCGGTAACAACACAGTATTTTACTATACCTTCAGCAAATATAGAAGTAACAGTAAAGTCCCAGTAAGTTTCGTCTCGCATCCTGTTTGTAAATCTCAGTTCGTTGCTTGTAAACGGTTGTCCGGTAGTAATAAGGTCGTTCCAGTGTGCATCTGCGGAAGGGTCGAACCATTTGGGACTAAACTCGCACAACTTGAGGCCTATCGCTGTAAACTTGCTATTATAAGGTTTGTCGAAAAAATCAATATACTTTTGACTTGCGTTTATAAGCACTAAATCCGGAATGCTGTATATCGCTACATAGGCAAGATTGTTTTCGCACAGCTGCTCCAGGTATACAAGCTTATCTTCCAGCCGTATTTGCAGTTTTTCCGTGAAGTAAAGTATTTTCCTGTTAATATCGAGATTTTGGGTTTTAATCGTTACTTCGCGTACCTTCAGGTTCTTGGTAAAAAGACTGCAGTTTATCACCCGGCTATCACCGTAAAGCTCATCAACACTATGGGTAAGTTTTAAATATTCAGTACATACTTTTTCTAAGGATTTCATTATAATACTATTCTTTGAGAAACCTGTCATTGATACAAAATCGTCCCCGACTTCAACTATAACTTCATTATCAACTGTCAGATATGAAGTATTTTGACTCCCAATTTGCTTTTTTTTCATTATTTCACCTGCAAACAGAAAAATAT contains the following coding sequences:
- a CDS encoding CDP-glycerol glycerophosphotransferase family protein, with product MSVAIISTKTGNGHNSVMNTLADEFKNQGYDDVAVFPTFYEDLMVSNKIMSDFYNFLMITSTELCGKFSELSSLVRPDLSEDFYNGVHDKIVEFIKSNSFSTIISTSHTLNHAFIRILKEMDLYYSIGFYIVITDPYNPISVGFAAQDAKKYYCGSSTVKNILLKSGISEQKIEAVGYPIHSKFFKEFTEKDIDGIYQKLDFRKDKKTLLINSGSQGAYHYLKLLKPVLATYKDLQIIFVCGRNKNLQDLVNATIKKEKCTNVRAFGFVDNIEELMKVSDIIITKAGANAFFECLYMQKPMIIDGINGYLFQERGVLDFIKRDKMGIVLDDQENLINVISEMLDDRKYNEFKENIIELKLQNGAKEIISDILKTEGLR
- a CDS encoding methylated-DNA--[protein]-cysteine S-methyltransferase, producing the protein MPEIYKAYYESEIGIIEITGNKDEILSVCYFEGSPSALEIHPCLEKCIKQLDEYFKGQRKEFTIKTGINGTDFQKKVLREVMKIPYGKTASYKEIAEYIGNENAVRAVGNANRNNNLAIIIPCHRIVGSNGHLTGYGGGLWRKQWLLEHEKEANK
- a CDS encoding MTAP family purine nucleoside phosphorylase; translation: MALTAIIAGTGFNKIDDIKLEEQIINTPYGSVRIHMFSDRNIVFINRHNMEHNIPPHKVNYKANMMALSMLGVKKILAAFAVGSINLDLKPGSLALLSDFLDFTKGRDNSFFNGDDSGVVHVDMSSPFCPVLSKSLLDSAPEFGFKLYPDNTYVCTEGPRLETPAEIRMFRMLGGDVVGMTCVPEVFLAKELDIQYAAVGLSINWAAGIDKSSINFITDSLDDVKRKVIKLFIKTLQTQTVLDLDYNLQKIG
- a CDS encoding s-methyl-5-thioribose-1-phosphate isomerase; its protein translation is MADTFVDEMLPFLLRRDNVARYENGKVYIGNRRKYPFEKTEECCEDADSVAKAITSMVTQGGGQWIAAAYAMAMEARKVEDKASEEIYGFLDGMRVRLCNTRPTNTTLSKRLNEIMGIIKDSSGRKESVEDAIVKWVDKTRDSDYEEFARMGRIGANLIEDGDGILTVCFAEMSFLFALAYAKSDGKDIRVFTPETRPYLQGARLTAPSIHELGIPVQIISDNMPGFLLSQGKIQKYFTAADLVTLDGYVVNKIGTFQNAVCASYHKIPYFAFCREPDSNKADHTSIVIEERNPEELKKICGIPTTVPDIGAYYPAFDITPPHLVAGVITNKGIINPFSLKMYF
- a CDS encoding DNA-3-methyladenine glycosylase I; amino-acid sequence: MYNESVNRCAWCLCHPLAVEYHDKEWGTPVYDEQKHFEFITLEVMQAGLNWLMILKKRKNLQEAFDNFDYNIIAGYNEEKIEKLLSDPGIIRSRKKIEAVINNARMYIKLQKEFGSFSNYIWSFVDNKPILDRRHSMGYIPVTTELSDRLSKDLKKRGFKFLGSTTVYAHLQAAGLVNDHLADCFRYKELTGNL
- a CDS encoding PAS domain-containing sensor histidine kinase; this encodes MKKKQIGSQNTSYLTVDNEVIVEVGDDFVSMTGFSKNSIIMKSLEKVCTEYLKLTHSVDELYGDSRVINCSLFTKNLKVREVTIKTQNLDINRKILYFTEKLQIRLEDKLVYLEQLCENNLAYVAIYSIPDLVLINASQKYIDFFDKPYNSKFTAIGLKLCEFSPKWFDPSADAHWNDLITTGQPFTSNELRFTNRMRDETYWDFTVTSIFAEGIVKYCVVTATDVTNVVKYRKQVQTQSQLLLHQQEQLEAIIENMSDALFIVNSEGKYIILNKEARKHIYPYSFENTHEFYETCKCMDTEDNEIAFNDLPTSRVLRGEKVEQEIVKASNEYKELILSVSGVPVYNNEGSFLFGVMCARDITELYKNNKMKDEFLTVISHEFRTPLTIINSAIQTMELICKEDLSEKAKGYLNLIRQNAFRQIRLINNLLDVTKINAEKLSVHKKNYDIVFLTKALIDSVQLCARQKGVHLTFSSNLDQKIIEIDEEKFERIMLNLLSNAIKFTPKNKAIQVNLTSAKGFVKIDVKDEGIGIPKDKQEIIFKRFGQVDSSLTRKTEGTGIGLSLVKMLAYALEGEISVKSEVDKGSTFSLLLPVKKATENCSGQYLQELTNYRLIQAINIEFSDIYYQ
- a CDS encoding epoxyqueuosine reductase, which codes for MGICSEDVKGISAKYGADLCGIASIDRFTTAPRGYHPCDILPSCKSVVVVACEFPRSSLSDPKNYTQVRNQLVKKLDNMASLISKELKSRGTAAVAKRSIGPCEWDEDDRYRDDMSLIYAGVYAGLGKIGKNNLLINNKYGNMIWCSAVLTSEKLEADPLAEYEVCAKNCKICINSCPVGAIDGKLIKQLTCYDNAYTYRGGRQQIICWKCRTVCPNCFGIK
- a CDS encoding BtrH N-terminal domain-containing protein; translated protein: MESIIQNIDFSVGRYSCGYSLFYNIFSNYGYEISETDIYFLGNGMAFDIIPDGKYNFGYSSMKDVILNMKNSITDKIDFYSGDDKKYLENKMLEEVSAGNMIALYVYADCLEHHDIKAIRYPFHLLAVYGVDTVRRTAYIGDSYIVNDKGQASLYMGKADLDKIMSSTKEFAVFKNTGKVDISRKTVFDSVLNSINVFLNYEYKDGLLIGNSGLKKFVRDIDELVRFNEPIFNQYHENIAAALKWISLGPMMKNIMNLFDENEELRVKDYEMIIDEFQKIESEWIKFSLNIIKLGYSPKKDKIGVIIENCNNLIGRQESALAGLYEHIKTSA
- a CDS encoding VOC family protein, which gives rise to MDDQIQSNVFENTEIKFKIHHVGCAVKNISEALKYYVGILGFKVVEDAFEVPSQKVKVCFIDVGNGTLIELVEGISEDSPVKKILEQPGGGVYHACYEVEDLEKAVSYLCNNKFLKYRRSEIRNERYRALYMVTPDDQLLELIQKL
- a CDS encoding epoxyqueuosine reductase, giving the protein MKISASDVKKIAAELGANLCGVAPIERFDSAPRGYHPCDVLPECQSVIVIAKYFLKSSLYANSTIPYTTVRNSISDKLNSMAIELSQALESRGVIAVPANTIGPDEWDSDTQRIRGIISLKHAAANAGLGKIGKNTLLVNKDYGNMIWLNAVLVSEKLEPDPLADYEVCNPNCNLCIKSCPVEALDGISINQPECRDYAFGEHNGGDWRIKCFTCRKVCPNCTGIS